A region from the Ovis aries strain OAR_USU_Benz2616 breed Rambouillet chromosome 22, ARS-UI_Ramb_v3.0, whole genome shotgun sequence genome encodes:
- the BNIP3 gene encoding BCL2/adenovirus E1B 19 kDa protein-interacting protein 3, translated as MSQSESPGLQEESLHGSWVELHFGSNGSGGSVPDSASIYNGDMEKILLDAQHESGRSSSKSSHCDSPPRSQTPQDTNRASETDAHSLGEKNSSQSEEDYMERRKEVESILKKNSDWIWDWSSRPENIPPAKELLLLRHPKRAPTLSMRNTSVMKKGGIFSAEFLKVFLPSLLLSHLLAIGLGIYIGRRLTTSTSTF; from the exons ATGTCGCAGAGCGAGAGCCCCGGGCTGCAGGAGGAGAGCCTGCACG gctcctgggtaGAGTTACACTTCGGCAGTAATGGGAGCGGGGGCAGTGTTCCCGACTCTGCTTCTATTTATAACGGCGACATGGAGAAGATCCTGCTGGACGCGCAGCACGAATCCGGCCGGAGCAGCTCCAAGAGCTCCCACTGTGACAG CCCGCCCCGCTCACAGACCCCGCAGGACACTAACAGAGCTTCTGAGACAGACGCGCACAGCCTCGGAGAGAAGAACAGCTCCCAG TCCGAGGAAGACTAcatggagaggaggaaagaggtcGAAAGCATCCTGAAGAAAAACTCAGACTGGATTTGGGATTGGTCCAGTCGGCCAGAGAACATCCCCCCAGCCAA GGAGCTCCTGCTCTTGAGGCACCCGAAGCGCGCCCCCACGCTCAGCATGCGCAACACGAGCGTCATGAAGAAGGGCGGCATCTTCTCCGCCGAGTTCCTCAAGGTCTTCCTGCCGTCGCTGCTGCTGTCCCACCTGCTGGCCATCGGGCTGGG GATCTACATCGGAAGGCGCCTGACCACGTCCACCAGCACGTTCTGA